One stretch of Corynebacterium auriscanis DNA includes these proteins:
- a CDS encoding inositol-3-phosphate synthase: MPANSNTVNIAIVGLGNCATSLIQGVHRYAEAKVDEDVPGLMHTQFGPYHVDDVKVVAAFDVDAEKVGKDVSEAIESSRNCTIKIADVPHTGVTVKRGPTHDGLGRYYQEAIEESAEAPVDVVSALKEAQADVVVSYLPVGSEEADKFYAQCAIDAGCAFVNALPVFIASDPEWAKKFEDAGLPIVGDDIKSQVGATITHRVLAKLFEDRGVRLERTMQLNVGGNMDFRNMLERERLESKKISKTQAVTSNLKTSPLAGKIDDRNVHIGPSDYVEWLDDRKWAYVRLEGSAFGEVPLNLEYKLEVWDSPNSAGIIIDAVRAAKIALDRGLAGPVNAASSYLMKSPPVQLPDDVARAQLEEFINGASDYRP; encoded by the coding sequence ATGCCTGCTAATTCCAATACTGTAAATATCGCCATCGTCGGCTTAGGTAACTGCGCGACCTCCCTTATTCAGGGTGTGCACCGGTATGCCGAAGCAAAGGTTGATGAAGATGTGCCGGGTTTGATGCACACCCAATTTGGCCCGTACCACGTCGATGATGTGAAGGTTGTTGCCGCCTTCGACGTGGATGCCGAAAAAGTTGGCAAGGACGTTTCCGAGGCCATTGAGAGCTCCCGCAACTGCACCATCAAGATTGCTGACGTTCCCCACACCGGAGTCACCGTCAAGCGAGGCCCCACCCACGATGGTCTGGGTCGCTACTACCAAGAAGCCATCGAAGAATCCGCCGAAGCGCCCGTCGACGTTGTATCCGCGTTGAAGGAAGCCCAGGCCGATGTAGTGGTTTCCTACCTGCCCGTGGGCTCTGAAGAAGCCGATAAGTTCTACGCCCAGTGTGCCATCGATGCGGGATGTGCCTTTGTGAATGCGTTGCCGGTGTTCATCGCCTCCGATCCCGAATGGGCGAAGAAATTCGAGGATGCGGGACTTCCCATCGTCGGTGACGACATCAAAAGCCAAGTTGGCGCAACAATCACCCACCGTGTTCTAGCCAAACTCTTCGAAGACCGCGGTGTCCGTTTAGAACGGACCATGCAGCTCAATGTGGGTGGCAACATGGATTTCCGGAACATGCTGGAACGCGAGCGCTTGGAGTCCAAAAAGATCTCGAAGACCCAGGCCGTGACCTCCAACCTCAAAACCAGCCCGCTGGCTGGCAAGATCGATGATCGCAATGTTCACATCGGCCCATCTGATTACGTCGAATGGCTCGATGACCGCAAGTGGGCTTATGTCCGCCTGGAGGGTTCCGCGTTCGGTGAGGTGCCCCTCAACTTGGAATACAAGCTTGAAGTGTGGGACTCCCCCAACTCCGCCGGCATTATTATCGACGCCGTGCGCGCAGCGAAAATCGCTCTGGACCGGGGTCTCGCTGGTCCTGTGAACGCCGCTTCTAGCTACCTGATGAAGTCCCCACCGGTACAACTGCCCGATGACGTGGCCCGAGCGCAGCTGGAGGAGTTCATCAATGGCGCGTCTGACTACCGCCCATAG
- a CDS encoding MarR family winged helix-turn-helix transcriptional regulator, whose translation MSTNPLEIAAQLRPPLTRLYLLYFRQAEHSHISMAQLSIMMILDDNGPMRISAIAATESIRMPTASNAVNQLETMGLVERIRDVSDRRGVRVDLTDKGREELAKLSEERSKQLASMLEGLTEEELRLADAAAPLIKLILERYTEQIEKQGELNSDDSARKRDI comes from the coding sequence ATGTCCACGAACCCCTTGGAGATCGCGGCCCAGCTGCGGCCGCCACTAACTCGCCTTTACTTGCTGTACTTCCGCCAGGCGGAGCATTCGCACATTAGTATGGCCCAGCTCTCGATCATGATGATCTTGGATGACAACGGCCCCATGCGTATCTCTGCTATCGCGGCGACGGAGTCCATCCGTATGCCAACCGCGTCCAACGCGGTGAATCAGCTTGAAACCATGGGTCTTGTTGAACGCATTCGAGATGTCAGCGACCGCCGCGGTGTGCGCGTTGACCTGACTGATAAAGGGCGCGAGGAGCTCGCGAAGCTCTCCGAGGAGCGCAGTAAGCAATTAGCCAGCATGTTGGAAGGTTTGACTGAGGAGGAGCTGCGTCTCGCTGACGCCGCCGCTCCCCTGATCAAACTAATCCTAGAGCGCTACACGGAGCAGATCGAGAAACAGGGAGAGCTGAACTCGGACGATTCCGCCCGCAAACGAGACATCTAA
- a CDS encoding universal stress protein has product MHGGREEQHAAPKSPLRLLVAWRPQSAGEEVADVAAWIGRTEEIRVRSATVIPRAWETQPGSEEFHEYREWVLAETQACMDSALGALGRAGLPHGMLAEEDPAVVDIAPTETKVLIKAAEDFAADCLLLGSHPAAPRGRFRMGSTADALLHCAPLPVLLAPRSSKLAKNGVTRVSCSYVDTVQSHEALRRASDLAARWKVPLRLVAFSPSGATMYPTNVPFNGNSDMMVEWREQALALLDRGRDRALTRHPDLKVQMDVGSGYGWSGAINALKWKKGDLLVMGSSELGQFNRVFIGPSTNQILRHSPVPVLVSPV; this is encoded by the coding sequence CTGCACGGCGGTCGCGAAGAGCAGCATGCGGCTCCGAAGTCTCCCTTGCGACTGTTGGTCGCGTGGCGCCCACAGTCCGCGGGCGAGGAAGTTGCCGATGTAGCTGCATGGATTGGCCGCACCGAGGAGATTCGCGTGCGCTCCGCCACCGTGATTCCGCGTGCGTGGGAGACCCAGCCGGGTTCTGAAGAGTTCCACGAGTATCGCGAATGGGTGCTGGCTGAAACCCAGGCCTGCATGGACTCTGCCTTGGGCGCATTGGGGCGTGCGGGATTGCCTCATGGAATGCTGGCCGAAGAGGACCCGGCGGTTGTCGATATCGCACCCACGGAGACAAAGGTGTTGATCAAAGCCGCGGAAGACTTTGCAGCCGATTGCCTTTTGCTGGGATCGCACCCCGCGGCGCCCCGCGGACGGTTTCGCATGGGTTCTACTGCGGATGCCCTGTTGCACTGTGCCCCCCTGCCAGTGCTGTTGGCACCGCGTAGCTCGAAGCTCGCTAAAAATGGAGTAACCCGCGTGAGCTGCTCCTATGTGGATACCGTGCAATCGCATGAGGCGTTGCGCCGAGCATCCGACCTCGCCGCACGATGGAAAGTCCCACTGCGCTTGGTCGCCTTTTCCCCCTCCGGCGCCACCATGTACCCCACCAACGTTCCATTCAATGGCAACTCGGACATGATGGTGGAATGGCGCGAACAAGCCCTAGCACTTCTGGACCGTGGGCGTGACCGCGCGTTGACCCGCCACCCCGACCTGAAGGTGCAGATGGATGTGGGCAGTGGTTACGGCTGGTCAGGCGCCATTAACGCACTGAAATGGAAGAAGGGCGACCTGCTGGTCATGGGTTCGTCGGAGCTGGGCCAATTCAACCGGGTCTTCATTGGCCCGTCCACCAACCAGATTCTGCGCCACAGCCCCGTGCCGGTGTTGGTGAGCCCGGTTTAG
- a CDS encoding leucine--tRNA ligase, with amino-acid sequence MNTPADNSFRYTPELAAQIEQRWQKHWADQGTFNTPNPVGALASDSGKDLPQDRKFIQDMFPYPSGVGLHVGHPLGYIATDVYARFQRMNGANVLHTLGYDAFGLPAEQYAVQTGTHPRTTTMANIENMERQLGRLGLGHDKRRAVATTDEDFYRWTQWIFLQIYNSWFDPEATNESGSKGKARPIAELEAKLASERDDWATLTPAQKQAILDEYRLVYRSNSTVNWCPGLGTVLANEEVTADGRSERGNFPVFRKNLQQWMMRITAYSDRLIDDLDYLDWSEKVKSMQRNWIGRSRGAEVTFISDATQATTGESAEIKVFTTRPDTLFGATYMVLAPEHELVDQFVAAAAAAHGGDSAGAYEGVNERWTYGQSSPAAAVEAYRDAISAKSDLERQENKEKTGVFLGVHATNPVNGKPVPVFIADYVLTGYGTGAIMAVPAHDERDYEFAQTFDLPIVEVLQGGNTQVEAFTEDGPHINSANESGLDLNGLGKEEAIAKATQWLEQRGVGTEKIQYKLRDWLFARQRYWGEPFPIVYDEDGVAHALPESMLPVVLPEVEDYKPVSFDPDDKNTEPQPPLAKAKEWVEVTLDLGDGEKTYWRDTNVMPQWAGSSWYQLRYIDPKNDNALVDIENERYWVGPREGRPAGGVDLYVGGVEHAVLHLLYSRFWHKVLFDLGHVSSFEPYHRLYNQGYIQAYAYTDSRGVYVPAENVEERDGKFFYTPADGGAEVEVTQEYGKMGKSLKNSVSPDEICDNYGADTLRVYEMSMGPLDTSRPWATKDVVGAQRFLQRAWRLVVNEGTGEAHVSEAELTDDDNRALHRAVAGIHEDYTELRDNTAVAKLIEYVNYLTKTYSGDARAPRAAVEPLVQMMSPVAPHIAEEMWEKLGHQGGLTYVAFPTWDEKWLADDTIELPVQVMGKLRGRITIAADASRQDIEKAALEEPNVVGHIEGKTVAKIIVVPGKMVNIVAK; translated from the coding sequence ATGAATACGCCTGCAGATAACTCTTTCCGCTACACCCCTGAGCTGGCGGCGCAGATCGAACAGCGCTGGCAGAAGCACTGGGCTGACCAGGGGACATTTAACACGCCCAACCCCGTGGGCGCGCTCGCCTCCGATAGCGGTAAGGACCTTCCGCAGGACCGTAAGTTCATCCAGGACATGTTCCCCTACCCCTCCGGTGTTGGTCTGCACGTTGGCCACCCGCTGGGTTATATCGCCACTGATGTGTACGCGCGCTTCCAGCGCATGAACGGGGCGAATGTTTTGCACACGCTGGGTTATGACGCATTTGGCCTGCCCGCCGAGCAATATGCTGTGCAGACCGGCACGCACCCGCGCACCACGACCATGGCCAATATCGAAAACATGGAGCGTCAGCTTGGGCGTTTGGGTCTGGGCCACGACAAGCGCCGCGCGGTGGCCACCACGGATGAGGACTTCTACCGCTGGACGCAGTGGATTTTCCTGCAGATTTACAACTCGTGGTTTGACCCGGAGGCCACCAACGAATCCGGTTCGAAGGGCAAGGCCCGTCCCATCGCGGAGCTGGAGGCAAAACTAGCTTCCGAGCGCGATGATTGGGCCACTCTCACTCCTGCACAAAAGCAGGCAATTCTCGACGAGTACCGCTTGGTGTACCGCTCTAACTCCACGGTGAACTGGTGCCCTGGTTTGGGAACTGTGTTGGCGAACGAGGAGGTCACAGCCGACGGGCGTTCCGAACGTGGCAACTTCCCCGTCTTCCGTAAGAACCTGCAGCAGTGGATGATGCGCATCACTGCGTATTCGGATCGCCTCATCGACGATCTCGATTACTTGGATTGGTCGGAGAAGGTCAAGTCCATGCAGCGTAACTGGATTGGTCGCTCGCGCGGCGCGGAGGTCACCTTTATTTCCGACGCCACCCAAGCCACAACCGGTGAATCCGCCGAAATCAAGGTCTTCACCACGCGCCCGGACACCCTGTTCGGCGCGACTTACATGGTGCTGGCACCGGAACACGAGTTGGTGGACCAGTTCGTGGCAGCCGCAGCTGCAGCGCATGGTGGTGATTCCGCTGGCGCATACGAAGGCGTGAACGAGCGTTGGACGTATGGTCAGTCCTCCCCTGCTGCTGCAGTGGAGGCATACCGCGACGCCATTTCCGCGAAGTCGGATTTGGAACGCCAGGAGAATAAGGAAAAGACTGGCGTGTTCCTGGGCGTGCACGCCACCAATCCAGTCAACGGCAAGCCTGTTCCAGTGTTCATCGCCGACTACGTGCTGACCGGCTACGGCACGGGCGCGATCATGGCCGTGCCGGCCCATGATGAACGCGACTATGAGTTCGCTCAAACATTTGATTTGCCAATCGTTGAGGTTCTCCAGGGTGGAAACACCCAGGTCGAAGCCTTTACCGAGGATGGACCGCATATAAACTCTGCCAACGAATCCGGTCTCGACCTCAATGGCCTGGGCAAGGAAGAGGCGATCGCCAAGGCGACGCAGTGGTTGGAACAGCGTGGCGTCGGTACAGAAAAAATTCAGTACAAGCTGCGCGACTGGCTGTTCGCGCGCCAGCGTTACTGGGGCGAGCCATTCCCGATCGTGTACGACGAGGACGGTGTGGCGCACGCGCTGCCGGAGAGCATGTTGCCCGTCGTGCTGCCCGAAGTAGAGGATTACAAGCCCGTTAGCTTTGATCCGGATGACAAGAATACTGAGCCACAGCCACCACTGGCGAAGGCCAAGGAATGGGTTGAGGTTACGCTGGATCTGGGTGATGGCGAAAAGACCTACTGGCGCGATACCAACGTCATGCCGCAATGGGCGGGTTCCTCGTGGTACCAACTGCGATACATCGATCCGAAGAACGACAATGCCCTGGTAGATATCGAAAATGAACGATACTGGGTGGGTCCGCGCGAGGGGCGCCCGGCCGGTGGTGTGGACCTGTACGTCGGTGGTGTGGAGCATGCCGTGCTGCACCTGTTGTACTCCCGCTTCTGGCACAAGGTGCTCTTTGACCTTGGGCACGTGAGTTCCTTTGAGCCTTACCACCGCCTGTACAACCAGGGCTACATCCAGGCGTATGCCTACACGGATTCCCGTGGCGTGTACGTGCCTGCCGAGAACGTGGAGGAACGCGACGGCAAATTCTTCTACACCCCAGCCGATGGTGGTGCAGAAGTTGAGGTCACCCAGGAATACGGAAAGATGGGCAAATCCCTGAAGAACTCCGTTTCTCCCGATGAGATCTGCGATAACTACGGTGCAGACACCTTGCGTGTGTACGAAATGTCCATGGGGCCACTGGATACATCCCGCCCGTGGGCTACAAAGGATGTAGTGGGTGCGCAGCGCTTCCTGCAACGCGCGTGGCGCTTGGTGGTGAATGAAGGCACGGGCGAGGCCCATGTTTCAGAAGCTGAGTTGACCGATGACGACAACCGCGCTCTGCACCGCGCGGTGGCCGGAATTCACGAGGATTACACGGAGCTGCGCGACAATACGGCCGTGGCCAAACTCATCGAATACGTAAACTATCTGACGAAGACCTACTCCGGTGATGCTCGGGCCCCGCGGGCCGCGGTGGAGCCGCTGGTTCAAATGATGTCACCGGTGGCGCCACACATTGCGGAAGAGATGTGGGAGAAGCTGGGCCACCAAGGCGGACTGACCTACGTGGCTTTCCCAACGTGGGATGAAAAATGGCTGGCAGACGACACGATCGAGTTACCAGTCCAGGTCATGGGTAAGCTGCGCGGACGCATCACCATCGCTGCTGATGCCTCCCGCCAGGATATTGAAAAAGCCGCCTTGGAAGAGCCCAACGTGGTTGGTCATATCGAGGGCAAGACGGTAGCGAAAATCATCGTTGTGCCAGGGAAGATGGTCAACATCGTCGCAAAATAG
- a CDS encoding SdpI family protein — protein sequence MIVLTIVLAILGIAVLTVGIMALTGNLPGNSAVGLRIPEVRKSKENWIMGHKIAGPAWAGAGAVLLGAALLSARVSGWMWLVLALLVVGAVFLLGLGAALASHTMARVDAQRLHAEVAAEDAAGGCCGGSGAADSGTDSCGDVASAEACASGNACGSCALNGSCEGGGAAFDAAKTSATTTAKPQVDMDAARRAVAQRNI from the coding sequence ATGATCGTGCTGACAATTGTCCTGGCAATTCTTGGGATCGCTGTTCTAACAGTGGGGATTATGGCGCTGACGGGCAACCTACCCGGAAATTCCGCGGTTGGCCTGCGGATTCCCGAGGTTCGTAAGTCCAAAGAGAACTGGATCATGGGACACAAAATCGCGGGGCCGGCCTGGGCGGGCGCAGGTGCGGTCCTCCTAGGCGCAGCACTTCTGAGCGCGAGGGTTTCCGGTTGGATGTGGCTGGTCCTGGCTTTGCTGGTGGTCGGTGCCGTGTTCCTATTGGGGTTGGGTGCGGCGTTGGCTTCTCACACTATGGCCCGGGTTGACGCCCAGCGGCTGCACGCGGAAGTCGCTGCTGAGGATGCCGCGGGTGGCTGCTGCGGCGGCAGTGGGGCTGCCGATTCCGGCACCGACAGTTGCGGGGACGTCGCCAGCGCCGAAGCATGTGCGAGCGGAAACGCTTGCGGTTCCTGTGCACTCAACGGTTCGTGTGAGGGCGGGGGAGCGGCCTTCGATGCAGCCAAAACTTCTGCGACGACCACCGCCAAGCCCCAGGTGGATATGGATGCTGCTCGGCGCGCGGTAGCGCAACGCAATATATAA
- a CDS encoding sensor histidine kinase, which yields MHRVEMIDVARQKFVRPKWTYFLFSTGLILIGLILQMWGTGEVLDEFTNAHRDVPIGYGFYMVAQFMAFIAAVIVFPIALRHDPRELTQPHTDPQRVFAGPRWAMIANVVLAALAFSSGAAPFIFAAAISLAARPLSKWTWMAAGAFFVSASADLYLSWSPATSESLLDKDLWYILGYLCAPLLVLSPAVFIGLHRGRARTEWWHLMEEARFSSEHIDQQRHLAQREERTRIARDMHDSLSHRLSLIAVHSGALAFRDNLDATSVRQTATTIREQAEAAVEELKTVLTALHEDGPQDVDPRLDLEQLVEQARAAGNSIALDISDAPDPSELDTLATHALHRVVQECLTNARKHAPGQTVSITARRRSDHGQWFFLQLSNPLPLNNSANRASFLSDSAHLGLTGLAERVKLSGGSFETRVNAGQFTVEVRLPLASDKKLSTATKKDA from the coding sequence ATGCACCGCGTGGAAATGATTGACGTAGCTCGGCAGAAATTCGTTCGCCCGAAGTGGACGTATTTCCTGTTCAGCACCGGATTGATCCTCATCGGCCTGATACTTCAGATGTGGGGCACTGGCGAGGTTCTCGACGAATTTACGAACGCCCATCGGGACGTTCCGATCGGGTATGGCTTCTATATGGTGGCCCAGTTTATGGCGTTCATTGCTGCCGTTATCGTTTTTCCTATTGCGCTGCGGCACGATCCCCGCGAACTCACTCAGCCACATACAGATCCCCAACGGGTTTTCGCTGGCCCGCGTTGGGCCATGATCGCTAATGTCGTGTTGGCTGCGCTGGCATTTTCTTCCGGTGCGGCACCCTTCATCTTCGCCGCCGCTATCTCTCTGGCCGCCCGACCTTTAAGCAAGTGGACGTGGATGGCCGCGGGCGCTTTCTTTGTTTCCGCCAGTGCCGACCTCTACCTCTCCTGGTCCCCGGCCACCTCCGAGAGCCTGTTAGACAAGGATCTCTGGTATATCCTCGGTTACCTCTGCGCACCGCTTTTGGTCCTATCACCTGCCGTTTTTATTGGTCTGCACCGTGGCCGAGCTCGCACCGAATGGTGGCACCTGATGGAGGAAGCACGATTCTCCTCGGAACACATCGACCAGCAACGCCACCTGGCTCAACGTGAAGAGCGCACCCGGATTGCCCGGGATATGCACGACTCGCTGTCTCACCGGCTGAGCCTCATCGCCGTACATTCGGGCGCGTTGGCTTTTCGGGACAATCTCGACGCCACCTCGGTCCGCCAGACTGCGACAACCATTAGGGAACAGGCTGAGGCTGCGGTCGAGGAACTGAAGACAGTCCTTACAGCCCTCCATGAGGATGGGCCGCAGGACGTGGATCCACGCCTCGACCTGGAGCAATTGGTAGAGCAAGCACGTGCTGCTGGTAACTCCATCGCGCTGGATATCAGTGATGCTCCCGACCCATCCGAGTTGGACACGCTGGCTACGCACGCCCTGCATCGGGTGGTTCAGGAATGCCTGACTAATGCGCGCAAGCATGCCCCCGGCCAGACCGTATCCATTACTGCTCGGCGCCGCAGTGATCACGGACAGTGGTTCTTTCTGCAGCTTTCGAACCCCTTGCCGTTGAATAATTCCGCGAACCGGGCCAGTTTCCTCTCGGATTCTGCCCATCTGGGCCTGACAGGTTTGGCGGAACGCGTGAAGCTCAGTGGCGGGTCTTTCGAGACCAGGGTGAATGCGGGCCAGTTCACGGTAGAGGTTAGGCTGCCGTTGGCGTCGGATAAAAAACTAAGCACCGCGACGAAAAAGGATGCGTAG
- a CDS encoding response regulator — MTTSGEATRIAVIDDEALLRKGLVLMLDGAEGIDVVGEASNGKMAIEVIQRKRPDVVLMDIRMPVMTGIEAVATLRELGIDVPVIMLTAFDTDAFILRSLEAGAVGFLLKTTAPEALVRSVKAAAAGQQLLSAEVLSKLVGMAGHGRDGGIGGGSAASDGGGEPVTAKTGAGFEGSPAARRLDVLSPREKELALLIAQGMGNAEIAEKLYISIPTVKTHVARILEKLQVSNRVQIAIAVVRD; from the coding sequence ATGACAACCAGTGGAGAAGCGACCCGAATTGCCGTTATCGATGATGAGGCGCTGTTGCGGAAAGGGTTGGTGCTGATGCTGGATGGCGCCGAGGGCATCGACGTGGTGGGGGAGGCCAGCAACGGCAAGATGGCTATAGAAGTCATTCAGCGCAAGCGGCCAGACGTGGTGCTGATGGACATTCGCATGCCGGTCATGACGGGCATTGAGGCGGTCGCCACGCTTCGAGAGCTGGGGATAGACGTGCCGGTCATTATGCTGACGGCTTTCGATACAGATGCGTTTATTCTGCGATCGCTGGAGGCGGGGGCGGTGGGATTCCTGCTGAAGACGACCGCTCCGGAGGCGCTGGTGCGGAGCGTCAAAGCGGCTGCGGCAGGCCAGCAACTGCTAAGCGCCGAGGTGCTATCGAAGCTGGTTGGGATGGCTGGCCATGGACGGGATGGCGGTATAGGCGGTGGCTCGGCGGCGAGCGATGGGGGAGGGGAGCCAGTGACTGCGAAGACCGGTGCGGGCTTTGAGGGGTCCCCGGCTGCGCGCCGCTTGGACGTGTTGAGCCCACGCGAAAAGGAGTTGGCGCTGCTCATCGCGCAGGGAATGGGTAATGCCGAGATCGCTGAAAAGCTGTACATCAGCATCCCTACGGTGAAGACCCATGTCGCGCGGATTCTGGAGAAATTGCAGGTCAGCAACCGCGTGCAGATTGCGATCGCCGTTGTGCGCGATTAA